A window of Bacillus sp. DX3.1 genomic DNA:
TGATAAACGCCATGCTGTTTCAACAGAAATGTATGGATCGTATCCTACAACATCCATACCAAGTGATAATGCATCATTTGCAACAAGTGCTCCGATTGCTCCAAGTCCAATTACACCAAGTCGTTTTCCAGCAATCTCTGAGCCAACAAATTGTTTTTTTCCTGCTTCTACAAGCTGCGGGACTTCTTCCCCTTGCAGTTCTTTCGTCCATCCCACTCCGTTTATAATGTTACGTGATGACATAATAAAGCTAGCAAGAATGAGTTCTTTTACCGCATTCGCATTTGCCCCTGGCGTATTGAAAACGACGATGCCTTGTTCTGTGCATCGATCAACAGGTATATTGTTTACACCTGCCCCAGCTCTTGCAATCGCCTTTAAATCTTTTGAAAATTCTTCTTGATGTAAGGAAAAACTTCTCAGCAAAATACCATCTGGGTACTCTACATTTTCTTCAACTTGATATTGATCGTCTCTAAAAATATGTAAGCCTTTTTCAGCAATTTGATTCAACGTTTGAATGTGAAACATTTCTCCATCCCCTTATTTATACTCGAGCTCAAATTCTTTCATACAATGAACCAGTTTCTTCACGCCCTCTATCGGCATTGCGTTATATACACTAGCACGCATACCACCAACAGAACGATGACCTTTTAACGTAACAAGTCCCAATTTCTTTGCTTCTTGTAAAAATTGTTCATTTAATTCTTTCGATGGTGTTGTAAATGGAATGTTCATTAGAGAACGATACGTAGGATTAACTGGTGAAGTGAATAACTTTGACTCATCTAAGAAATCATATAGAAGCGCTGCTTTTTGTCTATTTTGTTCTTCTATAGCGGATACGCCACCTTGCTCCTTTAACCACTCTAGTACAAGTTTCGTTACATAAATGCTGAAGGATGGTGGTGTATTATATAAAGAGTTATTTTTGCTATAAGTTTCATAGTTTAACATTGTTGGACAAGTAGACGGTGCACCACCAATTAAATCTTTCTTTATTATGGCGATTGTCAGTCCTGCTGGTCCTAAGTTTTTTTGAGCACCCGCGTAAATCAATCCAAACTTCTCTACATGGTACTCTTCAGATAAAATATTGGAAGACATGTCAGCGACGAGCGGAATATCCCCTATCTCTGGAATATCCACATATTTCGTTCCTTCAATTGTATTATTTGTTGTAATATGCACATAATCTAGTTCCTTTTGAATGTTTAACGCATCCACATGTGGGATTGTTGAAAAGTTTTCTGCTTCAGATGAAGCAATGACGTCAACTGTTCCAATTTTTTGCGCTTCTTGCAGCGCCTTTTTAGACCATGATCCTGTTTGTACATATCCAGCTCTTTTATGTTCTTTCATCAAATTAAATGGAACCATTGAAAACTGTAGCGATGCCCCACCTTGTAAAAATAAAACATCATAATTTTCAGGAATGTTCATCAATTCACGGAGTAGATCACTTGCTCCCTCTATAATATCTTGAAAGTGTGAAGATCGATGACTCATTTCGATAACAGACATACCTGCCCCGTTATAATTCAAAAGTTCCTTTTGCACTCGTTCCAACACCGGCAAAGGGAGTATAGATGGTCCTGCTGAAAAATTGTATACTCTTTCCATTACATGAACAACCTCCCTATTTCTATAATTATAAATTTTAAAACTTTCTGAATTATAACCCATATACAATATGTGGTCAATTTGTTTTGCTTCTTTCTGGTGTAAGACGCAATGGAACCGTTTGCAGATGCATTTTCATTCATAAAATGAAACTTTGATCAGTAGGAGTTTTCTTCATCCCTCACTGATTATTAGTCCTGACCAATCGGGCTTTTACGGGATAAACATACAAAAAGTGTTAAGCAAATTTGCTTAACACTTCAATCATAATCATATAATAGCTAATTGCTCGCAAAGAACCGATCATAGATTTGATAAATTGCAGAAAGACCAAAAAGCCAGTAAACAGTATCAACAAGAGCTGGTGTAGAACCGAAAAGCTTCTCTACTACATTGTAATCCAGCGCGACAAACAACCAATTCAAGCCGCCAAGAATCACCAAAATTGCTGTAAGGTAAGACAAAAATTTCATTATGATTGCCCCCTAGGTGATAAAATGGTGAAAGGCCTTTCACTAAAATATATGTAACAAATTCCCAAAATTGCATATTCATTAAAATTATTTTTTGTACCAATTATATATAACCGTTTCTGTTTATTTACACGACAGCTTAAAAAAATAGCTGCAATTTGGAGGATAAAAATTATAAACGGTATAATAAGCGCAAATGTTATTGCATTATGAATCGCCATAACAAAACCAAATATAATAAAAATTGCAAAACCCATTACTGTTCCTATTATAGAACCCACTAATCCAATAACTAATTCAGCTTTTCGTTGTTGCATGTTGCTGCTTCCTCCTAATATACAAAAAACGTAATAATCCAAAAAATATCATAGCAAACAAGACATTCCCATATTGTCATATCTTGTCGAACAAAAAACAAAAAAAGGGCCATTTTGCTCCCTTCTTTTCTTCTCATGTATACATGTAACGAAAGCGTAAACCTCGCAAACGTGGTGGAAAATCTAAACACAGAGGAATAAGTCACGAACAGGTTTGTGTTCTTGTTGCCAGAGACCGTACGAAAGCAACCGTCTCTAAAGTTTGTAGTTACTATTAGAAACTACATTAGCAACCAATCAAGTATCTATATAAGCTTTTATGGAAACGTTGGCCAATTAACTAAAGATGAATACTTCAAAAAGTAAAAAATAGTAATACCTTTATAAAGAATGTAATTACATGTTCATTTTTCATGAGGGTTTATCCAAAAATAAAAAGGTAGGTACGTACATATGGAAATACAGAACCTTTCTATTGCTAAAATATTTCACAATCCTCAAGTAGCAAATACAGGGCAATGCATACAAGGGGGGCCATCCTTTGTTTTATAATTTATGCAGATTTGTAAGAACTGTTGCTTTGAAATAAAGTTTGATCAAAGATACCTGGCAAGCCAGTATTTTACGATAAATAAAATGAATCCATTTTGAAAAAAGATTGATCAAAATGGATTCATATCCAGCAGATTTAAGTATCGGTTTTATAAAAAAGTTTAATCATTTTCTACCTGTGTTGCTCCACAATCGCTCCCTTTAATGGAATACCAAAAAGAAAAACACAGATGCAAATAAGCTTATTATCTTCTCTTACACCAGTAATTAGTTCACATACATTATTTCGCATTCTTTTGAAAATAAAGCCTCCTAGTTCTTTTATATAAAACTTTAATTTCTTGTTTGGGAGATTTGATTAACAATTTGGCTCAATGCCTCGTTTATTGGTGTAGAAGATGCGGCTTTGTGGTCTCAACGCCCATGAAGCGATATTGAGTGCAGCATATGAAAGTGGAAGAATAATATGAAACCCGTAATCACCATAATCGTTAGCAAACGCATGAGATAAAGCCGCACCAGTCATTAAAAAGAAGATACCCGCGTGAGCCCATTCTTTAAGCCGAGGAAAACCTGGCACAACGAGAGCGATGACTCCAAGTACTTTCCAAATCCCGAGAATGGTCAAGATGTATAATGGGTAACCAAGATTCGTCACTAACTCGACGTTTCCCCCATATTGCATCAGTTGCCCGATACCACTTAACATAATAGCTGCTGCGAGTAGTAATGTGACCGTCCAATAAGCAATCATTTTTCCTTTTGTTTTCATCCTTTGACCCCTTCCTTTAATCATTGATTTAAAAATGAAATACTATTACTGTGGTAGTTCCTTACAACTCTTCACATTCGTTAGGACAATCGGCTTAGCATTGTAAATCCGCATTTTCCTGACGGTTCCCCTATTATATTGCCTTTTCTTGAAATCTATTTTCATCCTCACGCTTTATTCCTGTTTCTTTAATATAGGATTCAATGTACTTGTTTAATTGACTATTTTCATCTTTCACTTCATTAAGAATAAACAACAGATTTTTTGACGCTTACCATGTAACTAAAATTCATTATTTTCAAATTCCTCACTCTTCTCTCTTCTTACCTTATGTGTTTCTAAATCTGCTAACCTAACTGGAATTGGTAATCTACTTTCTTTTCCTATTAGATTCGACACAATTTGAATACTCGTACCTAAATCTATATCGTTTCCACAAGAGACAAAAATAGGTTTTACATTTTCTTTCGTTCTTAAAGCCCTTCCATATACCTCTTCATCTATAATAATATCGCTAAAAGCAAACGACTTATTCTCTGGCATAGTAAAGTCAACATCCTTAATCTTTAGATAACTTTTTGCTACACCGATTGTAGGTTTATTTAAGAAAAAAGAAGCATGTGTCGCAATCCCCATATTCTTATAGTGTAAATAGCCATTTCCATCAAACATAAAAATGTCTGGATCAGAAGTAAGTTTTTTTGTTGCCTCTATTATTAAAGGTAACTCACGGAACGCTAAAAAGCCCGGTATATATGGCACTGTTACCTCACCATAACTATAAACCTTCTCTACTTCCTCTTTCGTTTGGTAATTGATAACAACAATACAACAAGTTCCATAGTGCTTATCATCTTTTTCCCAATAAGCTAAATCTACTCCGGCTATTAATCTTATATCTTCTAGATGAAAGTTATTTTTCAATTCAATTCTATGTATTAATTTATCTTGAATTCCAGAAAATTCTTCTTCTGATTTTAGATTAAATGAATGTACTTCTCTAATTTCCATGTTCTCATCCTCTTTTTATTATCATTTATCCCGCATTAACGGGCAGTAAGACCCCCACCTCAAAATTCAGCGAAAGCAAAGAAGTTAGGTGGGGAATCAACTGCTCATAAAAGCCCGATTGGTTCAACTAACCATCAGTGGGAGATGAAGAAAAAAAACCCACTGATGGAAGTTTCACTTTATACGAAACGGCTCCTATGTATCGCATTTCATAAAAGTTTCCATTTTTATTTGTTATTTCACCACTGTATTCATAGTTATATATCATAATAATTGTGTTGTATTTCATCTCTAGTATATTCGAAGCAAATCTTTTCATCTGTGGTATCACAACTTCTTCATAAGAACACCCTGCTAGTAAAACTTCTAGATTGTCACTTCTTTCTAAATAAAATTCTTTTTCAATAAAATCCTCATCAATATCATACATACAAATATGGAAGTCTTTTATAAATGGTGATGGTATAGAATCACCGTCGTCTGTGTATTGTATACTGAAATAATCCTCTAACAAGTCTTGTGATTCCATATTTCCTAGCCATAATGAAACCATACCTTCTTTTTCCATGCATACAAACTCCATTCATTTATCGTGTTTCAATCCACAAAAGGAATTCTTAAATCCTCTACATACTACGCTTCAAAACCAATCACGATCCATTCATCTACGACATTCCAAAAATTGATATTATATTCCGGCTGATCGTTTGTAAACCATAATGTAGCTTTATCATATTCGCAATTATTATAATCAATAGCTACATAACCGCCCATGCCACTTTTAAAAAATCCAAAAGTTGTTTTCAAATCAATTTGTAGGGGCTCTTCTAATTCTTCAATAATTCCCCACTCATCATCATCAAAATAAGTAACACATGCAAAAGGTACTAATCCCATAGCGCCGCTCGCATAATAATAAAATCCATTATGAACTTTTTCATAAAATTCTCGAACTGAAATAGGAATCCTGTCCCATGAAGCTTCTAGCACTTTATTATCAAATCTATCCATAGGATTTCCTGCTTCATAATACTCTATTTCACCATCCGACGTCTTCAGTGTGTATAACATCGAATATATATCGTTATTTTCTATTAATTCCACATTGATAAGGTGCTCTTCCAAATATACGATTGTGTTACTTAATTCTTTCTCTATGTATGTTCTCCAAATCTCTAAAACCATATCTATTCTCTTCTTGCTATCGTGTTCTTTAAAAACTTCGTGCCAAGTACTAGGTATTACTTTATCATCTATTTTATCCAGTGATAGAAGCTTTACATTTCTTTTATACTTTCTTAAAAATGCAAGTTTTGGTTCCATATAACCATCCCCTTTCATTTATACATTTAAAGCACTGAAATGAGTTCTGCTAAACTATTACTAATAACTTCAAAACTTCCTCTTTCATAATCTTCTATTTTCACTTGTCCATTTTCATTATCTACAACTACCAACAGCCCATTACACTCTATACCTATAGGAGTATTCTTTAACTCATTATGGTGCGCTTTTTTATAACCTTGTAAAGTGATATAAAAGTCTCGGAGTTCAATTCCTGGTATAACAGGATTTAGCTCCAGGTTATACTCTAAATAACTGCCTGCTAAATCTAAAAACCAATAAGAATTATAGTATTCTTTAATTGAATGATGTAGTTGTATTTCTAAATTCTTTTCTATATCTGAAAAATCATGAAGCACATCTTTTTCTATAGGCTTCCAAAAGATATATTCCTCTATATCTGGTTCCCCTTCATATATAAAAGAATCTACTTCTTCCATCCACGGAGCTTTTGGTAATGAATTATTATAGTCTTTCCACTCCTCAAGTAATGTATAAAAATACTGCTTCATTTCCTCTTTCATTTTTTACTTCTCCCAAACCATTATTTATTCTCTACTTAGTAGAAACCAATTCTTGCTTCCCTATAAAATACTTTTCTAGTTATGTATGTTATTTTAATGGTACAAAAAATTGATAACTTCTTCCGTTATATTATCAATAAAATAACACTTTCCATTCTCTACAACTAATTGTAGATCACTTCCGACTGGAAAGGAATAAACCGCTAAAATAGCAGGTTCAATTTGGGCTACTGTATTAAAATCACATACTACTAAGTTATTCGGATCATTTACGTAATCATCATCATCAATATCCGAAAAAAACCTCCAGCCATTATCAACACTATTTACAGATTC
This region includes:
- a CDS encoding SMI1/KNR4 family protein yields the protein MEPKLAFLRKYKRNVKLLSLDKIDDKVIPSTWHEVFKEHDSKKRIDMVLEIWRTYIEKELSNTIVYLEEHLINVELIENNDIYSMLYTLKTSDGEIEYYEAGNPMDRFDNKVLEASWDRIPISVREFYEKVHNGFYYYASGAMGLVPFACVTYFDDDEWGIIEELEEPLQIDLKTTFGFFKSGMGGYVAIDYNNCEYDKATLWFTNDQPEYNINFWNVVDEWIVIGFEA
- a CDS encoding DUF378 domain-containing protein; amino-acid sequence: MKFLSYLTAILVILGGLNWLFVALDYNVVEKLFGSTPALVDTVYWLFGLSAIYQIYDRFFASN
- a CDS encoding endonuclease V, with translation MEIREVHSFNLKSEEEFSGIQDKLIHRIELKNNFHLEDIRLIAGVDLAYWEKDDKHYGTCCIVVINYQTKEEVEKVYSYGEVTVPYIPGFLAFRELPLIIEATKKLTSDPDIFMFDGNGYLHYKNMGIATHASFFLNKPTIGVAKSYLKIKDVDFTMPENKSFAFSDIIIDEEVYGRALRTKENVKPIFVSCGNDIDLGTSIQIVSNLIGKESRLPIPVRLADLETHKVRREKSEEFENNEF
- a CDS encoding DUF2185 domain-containing protein; this encodes MSDYLKTEFIKNAGGCMVSKNILDGKGKLKWLIRDESVNSVDNGWRFFSDIDDDDYVNDPNNLVVCDFNTVAQIEPAILAVYSFPVGSDLQLVVENGKCYFIDNITEEVINFLYH
- a CDS encoding DoxX family protein; translated protein: MIKGRGQRMKTKGKMIAYWTVTLLLAAAIMLSGIGQLMQYGGNVELVTNLGYPLYILTILGIWKVLGVIALVVPGFPRLKEWAHAGIFFLMTGAALSHAFANDYGDYGFHIILPLSYAALNIASWALRPQSRIFYTNKRGIEPNC
- a CDS encoding immunity 22 family protein, with the translated sequence MEKEGMVSLWLGNMESQDLLEDYFSIQYTDDGDSIPSPFIKDFHICMYDIDEDFIEKEFYLERSDNLEVLLAGCSYEEVVIPQMKRFASNILEMKYNTIIMIYNYEYSGEITNKNGNFYEMRYIGAVSYKVKLPSVGFFSSSPTDG
- the serC gene encoding 3-phosphoserine/phosphohydroxythreonine transaminase, with protein sequence MERVYNFSAGPSILPLPVLERVQKELLNYNGAGMSVIEMSHRSSHFQDIIEGASDLLRELMNIPENYDVLFLQGGASLQFSMVPFNLMKEHKRAGYVQTGSWSKKALQEAQKIGTVDVIASSEAENFSTIPHVDALNIQKELDYVHITTNNTIEGTKYVDIPEIGDIPLVADMSSNILSEEYHVEKFGLIYAGAQKNLGPAGLTIAIIKKDLIGGAPSTCPTMLNYETYSKNNSLYNTPPSFSIYVTKLVLEWLKEQGGVSAIEEQNRQKAALLYDFLDESKLFTSPVNPTYRSLMNIPFTTPSKELNEQFLQEAKKLGLVTLKGHRSVGGMRASVYNAMPIEGVKKLVHCMKEFELEYK
- a CDS encoding SecY-interacting protein Syd, which codes for MKEEMKQYFYTLLEEWKDYNNSLPKAPWMEEVDSFIYEGEPDIEEYIFWKPIEKDVLHDFSDIEKNLEIQLHHSIKEYYNSYWFLDLAGSYLEYNLELNPVIPGIELRDFYITLQGYKKAHHNELKNTPIGIECNGLLVVVDNENGQVKIEDYERGSFEVISNSLAELISVL